One region of Candidatus Poribacteria bacterium genomic DNA includes:
- the gyrA gene encoding DNA gyrase subunit A: MENIQERNIENELTTSYLTYAMSVNTNRAIPDVRDGLKPSTRRIIYAMGQINLTANRPYDKCAAVVGEVMKNYHPHGDGPIYGTLVGLAQPFSIRYPLIDGQGNFGSIDDDPPGAMRYTECRLSVIASEMLTDIEKQVVDFQPNYKDSLEEPTVLPGLLPNLLINGTTGIGVGYLTRIPPHNLTEVVDALLHKLTDPDATSETLMEHILGPDFPTAGIIVGTPGIQQMYTTGKGSITIRAKAVIERFSGRGGDREQIVITEIPYQVKKNQLLQRMYDLVVSKTITGINDIRDESDKEIRIVIPLKRGEIAQVILNQLYKHTQMQMNFSANLLCLVEGLPKVLTLEEIISHYLDHRRDVVRRRTQFELARAERRNHILEGYLLALQNLEAIIEIVQTAESPQTAEAELRETYQLSEQQAREILTMTLRQLTGLERQRIHDEYTELLDHIAEFRAILADETLITDIIRTELETLKEKYGDERRTEITGEVREFEVEDLIADEEMVVTLSHSGYIKRLPMDTYQKQHRGGVGIRGAARKDGDFLEHIFVATAHQNILFFTDLGKCYTLKVYQIPEASRQSVGRAVVNLLRLSKGENITAYVTVPPKTLSRKSEGADAGEVAMDEVAAEAFVFMSTQRGIVKKTELSSFENTLSSGIIAVNLDDGDKLIGAQVTDGDSDVILVTHKGVAIRFSEKDARPLGRNTRGVRGIELGDEDFVAQMVIVKSETLETEEDTAASREDDTLLIVTENGYGKRTAVSAYRSQKRGGKGIIAIGKSARNGAVVAAKRVANIDELVLISSNGYVTRTAVGDIRRIGRNTQGVRIMALQTDEKLVDAAKIEFSSALLEEESDS; the protein is encoded by the coding sequence ATGGAAAATATCCAAGAACGAAACATAGAAAATGAACTGACGACATCGTATCTTACCTACGCGATGAGCGTCAATACCAATCGTGCGATACCCGATGTCCGCGATGGTCTCAAACCGAGTACCCGTCGAATTATTTACGCGATGGGACAGATAAATCTCACTGCCAATCGACCTTATGACAAATGCGCTGCCGTTGTTGGGGAGGTGATGAAGAACTACCACCCACACGGTGATGGTCCCATTTACGGGACTCTCGTTGGTTTAGCACAGCCGTTTAGTATACGCTATCCGTTAATAGACGGACAGGGCAACTTCGGGAGTATTGACGACGATCCGCCGGGGGCGATGCGCTATACGGAATGCCGACTTTCTGTTATTGCCAGTGAGATGCTCACTGACATTGAAAAACAGGTCGTTGATTTCCAACCTAACTATAAAGACTCTCTCGAAGAACCGACAGTTCTTCCGGGGCTGCTACCGAATTTGCTCATCAATGGCACAACAGGTATAGGTGTTGGTTACCTTACCCGAATACCACCGCACAACCTCACTGAGGTTGTTGACGCGCTGCTTCATAAGCTCACGGATCCAGATGCCACTTCAGAAACGCTCATGGAACACATCCTCGGACCCGACTTCCCTACCGCAGGTATTATTGTCGGCACTCCTGGTATCCAGCAGATGTATACTACAGGTAAGGGAAGCATCACTATCCGAGCCAAAGCAGTCATAGAAAGATTTTCAGGGCGCGGAGGAGACCGGGAACAAATCGTCATAACCGAGATTCCTTATCAGGTTAAGAAAAATCAATTGTTACAGCGGATGTATGACCTTGTTGTCAGTAAAACCATTACTGGAATCAACGATATCCGAGACGAGTCAGACAAGGAAATTCGCATCGTTATACCCCTCAAACGCGGCGAAATCGCACAGGTTATCCTGAATCAACTGTATAAACATACGCAGATGCAGATGAACTTCAGTGCGAATCTTCTCTGCCTTGTGGAGGGACTTCCGAAGGTTCTAACACTCGAGGAAATCATCAGTCACTACCTTGACCACCGCAGGGATGTGGTCCGGCGGCGGACGCAATTTGAACTTGCCCGTGCCGAACGTAGAAATCACATTTTAGAGGGATACCTCTTGGCACTGCAAAACCTCGAGGCAATTATAGAGATTGTTCAAACGGCAGAATCACCGCAAACAGCAGAAGCGGAACTCCGTGAAACCTATCAACTCAGCGAGCAGCAGGCGAGAGAAATTCTCACGATGACGCTCCGGCAGCTGACGGGACTCGAACGCCAGCGAATTCACGATGAATATACAGAACTCCTTGATCATATCGCCGAATTTCGCGCGATTCTTGCCGACGAAACGTTGATAACAGATATTATCCGAACGGAACTCGAAACCCTCAAAGAGAAATATGGGGATGAGCGTCGGACTGAAATCACGGGTGAAGTCAGGGAATTTGAGGTCGAAGACCTCATCGCTGACGAAGAGATGGTCGTCACACTCTCCCATTCCGGCTACATCAAACGGTTACCTATGGACACCTATCAGAAGCAGCATCGCGGTGGTGTCGGGATCCGCGGCGCTGCGCGAAAAGATGGCGATTTTTTGGAACACATCTTCGTCGCCACTGCCCATCAAAATATTCTGTTCTTTACAGATTTGGGCAAATGTTATACACTTAAAGTCTATCAAATTCCTGAAGCCAGTCGCCAATCAGTCGGGCGCGCAGTCGTCAACCTACTCCGCTTATCAAAAGGTGAGAATATCACAGCCTATGTTACTGTCCCGCCTAAAACCCTTAGTCGCAAAAGTGAAGGGGCGGATGCCGGCGAGGTTGCAATGGATGAAGTTGCAGCAGAGGCATTCGTCTTCATGTCAACGCAGCGAGGTATCGTCAAAAAAACAGAACTTTCCAGTTTTGAGAATACGCTGTCAAGCGGCATTATCGCCGTTAATCTTGACGATGGTGATAAACTTATCGGTGCACAAGTAACGGACGGTGATTCCGATGTCATTCTTGTCACCCACAAAGGGGTTGCGATTCGTTTCAGTGAAAAAGATGCAAGACCTCTTGGACGCAACACGCGAGGCGTGCGAGGTATAGAACTTGGCGACGAAGATTTCGTTGCACAAATGGTTATTGTTAAGAGCGAAACACTGGAAACAGAGGAAGACACAGCTGCTTCCAGAGAAGACGATACTTTATTGATTGTTACAGAAAATGGGTACGGTAAGCGGACAGCGGTCTCTGCCTATCGTTCTCAAAAACGCGGTGGAAAAGGCATTATCGCCATCGGGAAATCTGCCCGAAATGGGGCGGTTGTCGCTGCAAAACGCGTCGCAAATATTGATGAACTTGTACTCATTAGTTCAAACGGATATGTCACCCGGACGGCGGTCGGGGACATTCGACGTATTGGGCGTAACACCCAAGGTGTGCGAATCATGGCACTCCAAACAGACGAAAAACTTGTCGACGCAGCCAAGATCGAATTCTCATCCGCCCTACTTGAGGAAGAATCAGATTCCTAA